A single genomic interval of Methylocystis sp. IM3 harbors:
- a CDS encoding PQQ-dependent dehydrogenase, methanol/ethanol family, translating into MLEIPSLATVASVAATRLGVALLASAAFAGAAVAQQSLAALSSDARNWPMAPRDYANTRFSALDQINAGNVARLKLAWSFSIGAARGQEAAPLVIDSVMYVVGPYDGPHPNQVFALDAVTGELKWSYAPKPDPAAKGVACCDVVNRGLAYDSGKIFLNTLDDHMVALDALSGKELWVTKLGDINLGETITMAPLAVKGKVLAGNSGGEMGVRGWLTAVDQASGKIAWRAYSTGPDAEALIGADFKPHYDWMKGKDLGATSWPADHWRIGGGTVWGWLSYDPETNLVYYGTGNPGPWNSNQRPGDNLWTSTVFARDADSGQAKWAYQMSPHDLWDHDEINENMLLDLEIGGGARKVLIHPGRNGYMYVIDRATGEVLSADPYDTVTVYKGVDLKSGRIEPNEALKPVLDKTVQNICPAPPGAKDWQPMAWSPRTKLLYVPHQHLCANFSTSEVSYIAGTPFVGATVDMYAGPGGHRGELLAWDPVKRAKTWSIAEQLPVWSGALATAGDVVFYATMDRLFKAVDARSGQLLWQFRGPSGFVGQPVTYQGRDGAQYVAILSGVGGWPGVIANAEIDPRVRNGALGFTGAMQDLPLYTVGGSALLVFSLGDGHDAAGAASPQPPAQ; encoded by the coding sequence ATGCTCGAGATCCCCTCGCTTGCGACTGTCGCTTCAGTCGCGGCGACGCGTCTGGGCGTCGCCCTGTTGGCGAGCGCGGCGTTTGCCGGTGCGGCCGTCGCCCAGCAGTCGCTCGCCGCGCTTTCCTCGGACGCGCGCAACTGGCCGATGGCCCCGCGCGATTACGCCAACACCCGCTTCAGCGCGCTCGACCAGATCAACGCGGGCAATGTCGCCCGATTGAAACTCGCCTGGTCGTTCTCGATCGGCGCCGCGCGCGGTCAGGAGGCGGCGCCGCTGGTCATCGACAGCGTGATGTATGTCGTCGGGCCCTATGACGGTCCGCACCCCAATCAGGTGTTCGCGCTCGACGCCGTGACGGGCGAATTAAAATGGTCCTATGCCCCAAAGCCCGACCCGGCGGCGAAAGGCGTGGCCTGCTGCGACGTCGTCAACCGCGGCCTCGCCTATGACAGTGGCAAGATCTTTCTCAACACGCTCGACGATCATATGGTCGCGCTCGACGCGCTAAGCGGCAAGGAACTCTGGGTCACGAAGCTCGGCGACATCAATCTCGGCGAAACGATCACAATGGCGCCGCTTGCAGTGAAGGGCAAAGTGCTCGCAGGCAACAGCGGCGGCGAAATGGGCGTGCGCGGCTGGCTCACCGCCGTCGATCAGGCGAGCGGCAAGATCGCCTGGCGCGCCTATTCCACCGGCCCCGACGCCGAGGCGCTGATCGGCGCGGATTTCAAGCCGCATTACGACTGGATGAAGGGCAAGGACCTCGGCGCGACGAGCTGGCCCGCCGATCACTGGCGCATCGGCGGCGGAACGGTTTGGGGCTGGCTCTCCTACGATCCCGAAACGAACCTCGTCTATTACGGCACCGGAAATCCGGGGCCCTGGAACTCCAATCAGCGGCCCGGCGACAATCTCTGGACGAGCACCGTCTTCGCCCGCGACGCCGATAGCGGACAGGCGAAATGGGCCTATCAGATGAGCCCGCACGATCTGTGGGATCATGACGAGATCAACGAGAACATGCTGCTCGATCTCGAGATCGGCGGCGGCGCCCGCAAGGTTCTCATTCATCCCGGTCGCAACGGCTACATGTATGTCATCGACCGCGCGACCGGCGAAGTGTTGTCGGCGGACCCTTACGATACGGTGACCGTCTACAAGGGCGTCGATCTGAAAAGCGGCCGCATCGAACCCAATGAGGCGCTGAAGCCCGTCCTCGACAAGACCGTCCAGAACATCTGTCCGGCGCCGCCCGGCGCCAAGGACTGGCAGCCGATGGCCTGGTCGCCGCGAACGAAGCTTCTCTATGTTCCGCACCAGCATCTGTGCGCCAATTTCAGCACGAGCGAGGTCAGCTACATCGCCGGCACGCCTTTCGTCGGCGCAACGGTGGACATGTATGCGGGACCCGGCGGCCATCGCGGCGAACTTCTGGCCTGGGACCCGGTCAAACGCGCCAAGACCTGGTCGATCGCCGAACAGCTTCCCGTCTGGAGCGGCGCGCTGGCGACGGCGGGCGATGTGGTCTTCTACGCGACGATGGACCGCCTGTTCAAAGCCGTCGACGCCCGAAGCGGTCAGCTTCTGTGGCAGTTTCGCGGCCCCTCGGGCTTCGTCGGACAGCCTGTCACCTATCAGGGGCGTGACGGCGCGCAATATGTTGCGATCCTCTCCGGCGTCGGCGGCTGGCCCGGCGTCATCGCCAACGCCGAGATCGATCCGCGCGTGCGCAATGGCGCGCTGGGCTTCACGGGCGCGATGCAGGACCTGCCCCTCTACACCGTCGGGGGCAGCGCGCTGCTCGTCTTCTCGCTCGGCGACGGGCATGACGCGGCCGGCGCCGCGTCCCCCCAGCCTCCGGCGCAGTGA